DNA sequence from the Candidatus Rhodoblastus alkanivorans genome:
GGCGAAACTGGAAAGCGTTTTCGGCGTCGTCGGAAGCCGCGGAAACGTTATCGAAGGTTTCGTCTACGGTCCAGAATCCAGCAAGGCGGCCGCCATGCGCCTCGCCCGCCTGGATGACGCTTTCGAGCTGGGCATCGGACAGCAGACCACTGGAAATTATGCTGGCGGGCAGATGCGGGCGGTACGTGGGTTTGGGCGGCGCGACCGAAGCCATGGCCGCCGACTGCACCAGTTTGGTCGGATGAACCCTGGACTCCGGGATACGGATCGACTGCAATCCGTATTCCTCATAAAGCGCCTCCGTCAGACTCCGGCCTTCGAGCGGCTTCCATTCCACCGTCTCATAGGCCAGCTCCAAAACCTCTGGGTCGGACGTCTTAGCCGGGAGCGGGGCTGGACGAGCGGCGATTGCGTGCGGCGCCCGCGCGATCATCGGGCGAACGGCGGACGAAACGCTGACTGGCGCCGCGAGGATCAGGCGCGCCGGAACCAATTGCGTCACCCAGCCGAGCAGCGTGGCGACATCGGGCGCAATCCCGGGCGAAGCCGGGAGGCTCGTCGGATCGGCGGCGGGAAGCCGGTCGATGACGGTCAGGCGCGTGTCGATGGTCGTGCCATGTTTGGCGAAGACCGCGCCGTCAATGGCGGCGGAGAAGACAACGCGCCCGCGCTCCTGCAGCCGGACGAAATGCTCGGTCCAGCTGGGGTTATCCGGCGCGCAACTCGCCCCGGTGATCGCCACCAGCCTTCCGCCTTCCGTGAGTCGAGCAAGCGCCGAAGAAATATGGCGAAGGGCGGCGCCTGCCATTTGACGATCGACATTGGCGAGCGCGGAAAAGGGCGGATTCATCAGCACGACACTCGGCGTCACGCCAACGTCGAGATAATCGTCAATCTGCGCGGCGTCGAAACGGGTCACCGCGACGCCGGGAAACAAATGGCCGAGCAACCCGGCGCGGGTCTCGGCCAACTCGTTCAGAACGAGCGACCCGCCGGCGAGCTCGGCGAGAATGGCCAGCAGCCCGGTCCCCGCCGAAGGCTCGAGCACGAGATCGGCGGGTGTGATCGCCGCGGCGACGCGGGCGACGAGCCCGAGCGCGATCGGCGTCGAGAATTGCTGCAGCGCCTGGCTTTCTTCCGAGCGGCGCGTATGCGTGGGCAAGAGACCGGCGATCTTGGTCAGCATCGCCAGCAGCGCGGCGGGCGAGCCGGCGCGCGCCTGCATCGCGGGACCAAATTTGCGCAGGAAGAGGACCGTCGCCGCCTCGCAGGCGTCATAGGCCATTTTCCAGTCCCAGGCGCCTTGGGCGTCCGAACCGCCAAAGGCGAATTCCATCGCCGCCCGCAACATCGGCGCGTCGACGCGCTTGCCGCGTTCGAGAGCGGCAAGAAGATTCTGCGCGGCGGCGAACGACGCATCGGGGGACAGCGGGCCAGCCGGAATCGGCGCGGCGGCGAGTGTGGCAAGGCGAGCGGGAGCATGGGTCATAGGGAACAACCTCAGGAGAGTTTTGCGGGATCGAACCGGAGCCTCTCTCTCAAATCCCACGGTTCATTCCCCTCCCGGCCCTCCTCTTCCTCTCCAGGCGAGCATAGAAAAAGGTCCGGCGCGAAGCGCCAGACCTAAGCCGCGTAGCCTTTTCGGTACGGCGCGACTCACGCAGCGGCCGCCAGGGCGGGGGCGAGGCGCCAGATCGGAAGAACGGCGCCGTCGGCCTCGATCGCCCGTCCCGTGGCGGCGAGCATTCCGGTCGCCGCGGCGACGTTGAAGAATTTTGACGTCGGATCGAGGATGACTTCGCCCGCGGCGAGGGTTTCGGAGACGCCGAGGATGTTTCGCGTCAGGGATCCAAGAAGACCTCTGGTTTTCGATGCGATCTGGAGAGCTACGGCGCCGTTGGCGACGTAGCTGGTCTGATAGAGGCGCGCGTCATTGACAGCGCAGACGGCGATGGGACCGAGGTCGATGGCTTTCAGGTCGAGGCGCACTGGATATTTGCTCCGTTAAAATTCCAGGGACGCGTGCGTTGCGACGCGGCGGCGAACGCGAGTGATGTCGCGCGCACTGGATTCGGGCGCGGCATTGCTGGGGCGGGCTGTGGGGGCCGACTGGATGACGCCTGCTGGCGACTCATTTGCCCGCCGGGCGTTTGGAACGGGCGCGGCCATGTCGCCATGTTCGACGGCGAGCGACCGGCGGTAGCCAAAGTTCATCCAGGGTTCGAAGCGGATCGCGGAAAGCCAGTCGGCGATGGTCGGGATGATGCCGCCGCAATCTTCCATAACATGCTGCTCGCCGATGAGACGGACGGGCACGTCTTTGCCGGCGCTGTTGGGAATGGTGACCCCGAACTGGCGTTCGCATTCGAAGATTCCCTGGCAGTGGTGACGCAGGGCGCGGTGGCGGGCGTCCGCCCACATTTCCTTGGTAGCGTCGAACCATTGGTGGATAGCCAGGTAATCGTCGGGCGCGCCACCGAACCGACGAGCCGACGACTGGGCGTGGAAATGCGCATGGCTCATGGTTGCACCGAGGTATTTGCCAGGGCATGCGCGTCGGAGTCTTTTACGACTGCATCAATGTCGCCGATTGGAAGCGTATCGTTTTCTGCAAAGCCCGTGTTCATCACGGTCTCGTTCCAGTAAACGTCGCTGGAGAAGGTCTTGTTGGCGAGATCGAAGGTGAGCGATGCGCCGCCACCATCCCCATCGTACCAATTGACGTCGGTGGCCTCGAGGTAGTCCTCGCCAAAACTCGCTAGGTCAGTGTAAAGCGCCGGATCGAGCGGGATCTCGGACGGGTACGCGCCGATGTCGTTGAGCTGTCCGGAGTCTCCGCAGCCGGAGAAATAGAGAATGACCTGGGTGAAGCCGGCGGCCGCGAGGCGAGCGGCCAGGGCGTTGCGAGTTTCGACAATTTCTGCGGGAATATCGGTCATGGCGAAGAGCCTCGGGAGAGTTTTGCGGGATGAACCGGAGACCTCTCTCTCAGATCTCCCGGTTCATTCCCCTCCCGCCCCTCCTCTTCCTCTCACGGCCTTCCAAAGAAAAAGGTCCAGCGCGAGGCGCCAGACCCATTGATGCCGACCACCAACAACGCCGTCGTCAGCCGCGCGGCGGTTCGAGCAGCTGGTAGGATCGGCTCTTGATATTGGAAATCCGGTAGAGGCCGCCGCTGTCCGGCGCGCGAAACAGCACGCCGCCGCGGCCGCGCGGGTTGGCGATGACCTCCAGCCGTTCAAAACTCAGCCCATTGGAGAAGCGCAAGGCCTCGTCAAAGACGATCACCTGGCCCGCGCGCGGTCCGGGTTTGGCCGCCCGCGCGCGACGAGCAGCGAGATTCTCGCGGCAGCGCACGCGCCAGTCCAGGGCATATTTCGCGTCAATCGGCGTCAGCAGATCGAGAATCGAGGCAGGACACTCGCTTTCGCAAGGACCCAAGGTTTCATCCATGTCCTTGTAGCCGAAGACGTAGCCTTCCTTGTCGCGCGGATTATAGCGCACCAGGCACACCACGGCGAAGACGTCGCGTTTGCCCGTATCCAGGCGGATGTGCTCCACGGCGGCGTAATAGACGCGCATGCCGGCAAGCGCGGAGCGCAACACTTTAGACGTCATTTCGGGACGCGTGTAAGTGAATTGCGCATCGAGATATTGCTTCGGTCCGGAATGGCCGCCGAGCGATCGCATGTAAAGCCAGCCCATAGCTGTCTCCTGTCGATGAAGAAATGAAAGTCACGCGCCCGGCGCTATGGCCGGGTGTGTTTCGGATTGGGGTTTGAGAGAAAAACGGGACGACCGAAGCCGCCCCGCATCGAGATCATTCCGCCGCGATAGAATGCGGCTGCGGTTGATCGGGCTCGTCGGCCGCGGCCTCTTCTTCCTCGCCAGCAAGGAAGTCCGGCAGGGCCTCGGGCTCGTCGGCTTGGGCTTGCTCGACCGTCTCGATTTCGGCGAGCCGCAGCGGCTCCGGCAGCCAGCCCGCGCCGTCGAGCAGGCGCGCGGCTTCGCTAGCCATGTCGCCCTTTTTCAAATGGTCGATCAGCTGCGCCGATTGCTCGCCCTTGGCTTCGCGCACCGCTTCGAGAATGCGGGCCTTCGGCACACGGCCGAGATAATTGTCGACCGTCGGCTTCCAGCCCGCCGCCGCCATGTCGAGATGGACCGCCCGAGCGAGGGTATCTCCATGGGTCATTGCGTCGGGACGCCGGTTCCAGGGCTCCTTGACCACATTGACGGTGAGCGAAGCGCAATGGGCGAGCAGGTTCGCTTGGTTGACCCCATCCAATCCCGCCAGAACGTCCCAGAGGTCGGCCGGCGTTTTCGGCAGGAAATTCGCCCATTGCTGATGACGCGCTTCGATCGCGCGCGCCGACGCGCTTTCCGCCAAACCCGGCGCTTGAGCGGAAAAGGCGGTGTGTTTCGCCGTGATCTCGAGGCAGCTGTTGGACGCAAATCGGTAGAAGGCGCTGAGGCAGAGTGCATGGAGCACCGCCTGCAGCGCGACGTCGGGATCATTGGCCAGGCTGTTGCGCAAAGCCAGCGTGCGATGCGCCGTCAGCTCGGTGACCAGCCGATCCGACAACGGCCGCAAAACATCCTCCTCCTCGGACGTCTCCGGTTCGCCGCCCGTCGGGGCGCCGCCGATGGCGATGATGGTTTGCGGGGCGGCGGTTGCGGAGCCGGCGGGCGCCGTGGTTTCGGCCTCGCCGGCCTCAATCGGAGTCAATGGCGCAACCGGCGCGACCGGCGCTTCATCGTCGGGACGCACGAAGCCGCGCACGATCTGCAGCGCGCCCTCGTCGTTTAGGCTGACAAACGCGCCGGCCCGGGCGATCTCGGCCGGATCATAGCTGAGGGGACGCTGCTC
Encoded proteins:
- a CDS encoding DUF6915 family protein; the protein is MSHAHFHAQSSARRFGGAPDDYLAIHQWFDATKEMWADARHRALRHHCQGIFECERQFGVTIPNSAGKDVPVRLIGEQHVMEDCGGIIPTIADWLSAIRFEPWMNFGYRRSLAVEHGDMAAPVPNARRANESPAGVIQSAPTARPSNAAPESSARDITRVRRRVATHASLEF
- a CDS encoding DUF6878 family protein — encoded protein: MTDIPAEIVETRNALAARLAAAGFTQVILYFSGCGDSGQLNDIGAYPSEIPLDPALYTDLASFGEDYLEATDVNWYDGDGGGASLTFDLANKTFSSDVYWNETVMNTGFAENDTLPIGDIDAVVKDSDAHALANTSVQP
- a CDS encoding DUF6927 domain-containing protein; the encoded protein is MGWLYMRSLGGHSGPKQYLDAQFTYTRPEMTSKVLRSALAGMRVYYAAVEHIRLDTGKRDVFAVVCLVRYNPRDKEGYVFGYKDMDETLGPCESECPASILDLLTPIDAKYALDWRVRCRENLAARRARAAKPGPRAGQVIVFDEALRFSNGLSFERLEVIANPRGRGGVLFRAPDSGGLYRISNIKSRSYQLLEPPRG